From Bacteroidales bacterium, one genomic window encodes:
- a CDS encoding metallophosphoesterase: MKKIISIFSVAVTVLAFAATSSCAQDLVILHTNDTHSQIEPENAGPAKGLGGYERRENFINSVRKENKHVLLMDAGDFSQGTPYFTLYKGDVEIELMNALKYDVACIGNHEYDNGQEELARRIKNAHFPVLCANYDFSKTPLNDVVKPYAILHKAGKKIGVIGLSVRLRGLVSPATIANMEFLHPYKIVNKYAAYLKNQEHCDLVIVLSHCGMLNGSEQNPSDDMIAQNTENVDFIIGGHSHTYIEQQRIYKNKAGKDVVVVQDGERGEHIARLNIWF; this comes from the coding sequence ATGAAAAAAATCATAAGTATATTTTCTGTTGCAGTAACGGTACTTGCTTTTGCAGCAACTTCGTCTTGTGCGCAAGACCTTGTGATTCTGCATACTAATGATACTCACAGTCAGATAGAGCCGGAGAATGCGGGACCTGCGAAGGGGCTTGGCGGATATGAGAGAAGAGAGAATTTCATTAACAGCGTTCGCAAAGAGAACAAGCATGTGCTGCTGATGGATGCAGGAGATTTTTCACAAGGGACTCCATATTTTACTCTGTACAAGGGAGATGTGGAGATAGAGCTGATGAATGCACTTAAGTATGATGTTGCATGTATAGGGAATCATGAATATGATAACGGACAAGAAGAGCTTGCCCGCAGAATTAAAAATGCTCATTTTCCTGTACTGTGCGCAAATTATGATTTTAGCAAAACTCCTCTTAATGATGTTGTTAAACCTTATGCGATTTTGCACAAGGCGGGCAAGAAAATTGGAGTCATCGGTCTTTCCGTTAGACTTAGAGGTCTTGTAAGCCCTGCTACAATTGCGAATATGGAATTTCTGCATCCGTATAAAATTGTAAACAAATATGCCGCATACTTAAAGAATCAGGAGCACTGTGATTTGGTAATTGTTCTGTCCCATTGCGGAATGCTAAACGGATCTGAACAAAACCCCAGCGATGATATGATAGCCCAGAACACTGAGAATGTAGACTTCATAATAGGCGGGCACTCACACACTTACATAGAGCAGCAGCGCATCTACAAGAACAAGGCCGGCAAAGACGTCGTCGTAGTCCAGGACGGAGAACGCGGAGAACACATCGCCCGCCTGAATATTTGGTTCTAA
- a CDS encoding ABC transporter permease — MSRENKIGIIISREYSSRVKKKSFILLTLLTPLLFAAMIVIPTLITLSTAEHKDNMNIAVVDNSGVVMPYLDSIENTTFAAIAPAALPQLKKDIASSSEYSAILVIDSLDKENNTKASIYSPGQVGMSVQSDIEGKIDKAVQDNKLRSYNIPNLDKVIDNFQTDVKITTYQVGEQGEDKETHVEANMAIGYVASFIIYMFIFLFGGMVMRGVIEEKNNRIIEVIVSSIKPVQLMIGKIVGVALVALTQFVIWIMLTGIIVAAVMGVAGADTVTNAVQSQAAVQQATAAAAQAGESMPDISSIFGMLGNMHLGGVLISFLVYFILGYLLYSSMFAAVGSCVDNEADTQQLMLPITIPLIIGLFIMLSAFQSPNSALAVWGSIIPFTSPMVMMARVSYGIGVAAGIPLWQYILSIVLLVATFLIMAWLSGKIYRIGILSYGKKAGWKEIGKWLKFKD; from the coding sequence ATGAGCAGAGAAAACAAAATAGGAATCATCATCTCCAGAGAATACTCCTCCAGAGTAAAGAAGAAATCTTTCATTTTACTCACTTTGCTTACCCCGCTCCTGTTTGCGGCAATGATTGTAATCCCAACATTGATAACACTTTCCACAGCAGAGCACAAGGATAATATGAACATTGCCGTTGTAGATAACAGCGGTGTTGTTATGCCTTATTTGGACAGCATAGAGAATACAACTTTTGCAGCAATAGCACCGGCAGCACTTCCTCAATTAAAAAAGGATATTGCATCTTCAAGTGAATACAGCGCAATACTTGTAATTGACTCGCTGGATAAAGAGAACAACACAAAGGCTTCCATATATTCTCCCGGGCAAGTTGGAATGAGCGTGCAGTCAGACATTGAGGGCAAGATAGATAAAGCAGTGCAGGACAATAAGTTGCGCTCTTATAATATTCCAAATCTGGATAAGGTAATAGACAATTTCCAGACTGACGTAAAAATCACTACATACCAAGTCGGAGAACAGGGAGAAGACAAAGAGACTCACGTAGAGGCAAATATGGCAATCGGTTATGTTGCCAGCTTTATCATTTACATGTTCATTTTCCTATTTGGCGGAATGGTAATGCGCGGAGTTATTGAGGAGAAAAATAACAGAATCATAGAGGTAATTGTCTCTTCTATAAAACCGGTTCAGCTAATGATAGGCAAAATTGTTGGAGTAGCATTAGTTGCTCTTACTCAATTTGTTATATGGATTATGCTTACAGGAATAATTGTGGCTGCCGTGATGGGAGTTGCCGGCGCCGACACGGTAACAAATGCGGTGCAATCTCAAGCAGCTGTTCAACAGGCAACGGCAGCAGCGGCTCAGGCGGGAGAATCAATGCCGGATATCTCTTCAATATTTGGAATGTTGGGCAACATGCATCTTGGCGGCGTATTAATTTCCTTTCTGGTTTATTTTATTCTTGGTTATTTGCTTTACTCCAGCATGTTTGCCGCAGTAGGTTCATGCGTAGATAATGAGGCTGATACACAGCAGCTTATGCTGCCTATCACAATTCCTTTAATCATAGGTTTGTTCATCATGCTGAGCGCGTTCCAGTCCCCTAACAGCGCACTTGCCGTCTGGGGCTCCATCATTCCGTTCACCTCCCCTATGGTCATGATGGCCAGAGTTTCCTACGGAATTGGCGTTGCCGCCGGCATTCCGCTTTGGCAATACATTTTATCAATAGTTCTGCTGGTCGCAACCTTCCTTATAATGGCATGGCTGTCGGGAAAAATATACAGAATAGGCATCCTTTCCTACGGCAAAAAAGCGGGCTGGAAAGAGATAGGCAAATGGTTGAAATTCAAAGATTAA
- a CDS encoding helix-hairpin-helix domain-containing protein, protein MRRTNMGQGTNTEKGGKKNEKISATRARGVIALIFLLLVFQTVTFTLHKCGGDEPSVQYADGNSPGGYQGSGKFQRNGTPGYSPGNYQRGYQRGSTRGNNSTSYTRGSKPQHFKFNPNTISPDSLCLLGFSEKQALTIIHYREKGGIFRRKEDFKKMYVVDDARYIELLPYITIPQGNTADVGKETSFQKSNGINNNAVMITRQNSDFQNFARDRRERASSRDSALNHKILRRFVPQNSAGALSNGKIAQAPRGQKTSEKIYIDLNEADSAALVSLRGIGAYYARKILSYREKLGSFARPEQLMEIDGIDEERYNMLKEQIFVHPSGIKKFSIAEMAEKNKDFLKRHPYIGAYAARGIALFISQSGAEACILDNLVRASIISATVAEKLRPYVR, encoded by the coding sequence ATGAGGAGGACGAATATGGGACAAGGGACCAACACAGAGAAGGGCGGGAAGAAGAATGAAAAAATTTCCGCAACAAGAGCGCGCGGAGTCATCGCGCTGATTTTCCTGCTACTTGTATTTCAAACAGTTACATTCACGCTGCACAAATGCGGCGGTGATGAACCATCCGTGCAATATGCAGACGGCAATTCACCCGGCGGCTATCAAGGCAGCGGCAAATTCCAACGCAACGGCACACCCGGCTACTCGCCCGGCAATTACCAACGCGGTTATCAGCGCGGCAGCACACGCGGCAATAATTCAACCAGTTACACCCGCGGCAGCAAACCGCAGCACTTCAAATTTAATCCAAATACTATTTCTCCCGACAGCTTATGTCTGCTGGGCTTCTCTGAAAAACAAGCCCTTACAATAATCCACTACAGAGAAAAAGGCGGCATATTCCGCCGCAAAGAAGACTTCAAAAAAATGTACGTGGTAGATGATGCCAGGTACATTGAATTGCTACCGTATATCACTATTCCACAGGGTAATACTGCAGATGTCGGAAAAGAAACATCATTCCAAAAATCAAATGGAATAAATAACAACGCAGTAATGATAACAAGGCAAAATTCTGATTTTCAGAATTTTGCCCGCGACCGTAGGGAGCGTGCCTCCTCGCGCGACAGCGCGTTAAACCACAAAATTTTGCGGCGCTTTGTGCCGCAAAATAGTGCGGGCGCCTTGAGCAATGGCAAAATTGCACAAGCTCCGCGCGGGCAAAAAACATCGGAAAAAATTTACATTGACTTAAATGAAGCGGACAGCGCAGCACTTGTATCGCTCAGAGGCATAGGCGCTTACTACGCACGCAAAATATTGTCGTACAGAGAAAAACTTGGAAGTTTTGCGCGGCCGGAACAGCTAATGGAAATAGATGGCATAGATGAGGAGAGGTACAACATGCTCAAAGAACAAATATTTGTACATCCGTCGGGAATAAAAAAATTCTCCATAGCGGAGATGGCAGAAAAAAACAAAGACTTCCTAAAACGCCACCCGTACATAGGCGCCTACGCAGCCAGAGGCATAGCGCTATTCATCTCTCAAAGCGGTGCGGAGGCCTGCATATTGGATAACCTGGTGAGAGCTAGCATTATCTCAGCGACAGTTGCAGAAAAGCTCCGGCCGTATGTGAGGTAA
- the rsmI gene encoding 16S rRNA (cytidine(1402)-2'-O)-methyltransferase, translating to MEEGKGKLYLVPTPIGNLEDITLRAINVLKSVDLILAEDTRTSSVLLKKYGITTHMESHHKFNEHKTVGGVCEKILDGQTVALISDAGSPGISDPGFLLVRSCIEQGIEVEALPGPTAFVPALTASGFPCDRFCFEGFLPPKKGRQTKFKEMAAEPRTIIFYESPYRLVKTLEQMCEFIGTERHAAVCREISKIHYECKRGTIAELTEWYKNNEPKGEIVVVLEGAEKVKSEKDYSVKDEEDEYGTRDQHREGREEE from the coding sequence ATGGAAGAAGGGAAAGGAAAACTTTATCTGGTGCCTACTCCAATAGGCAATCTGGAGGACATAACTCTCAGAGCTATAAATGTTTTGAAGAGCGTTGACCTGATTCTTGCAGAGGATACAAGGACCAGCAGCGTGCTGTTGAAAAAGTACGGCATAACCACTCACATGGAGAGCCATCACAAATTCAATGAGCATAAGACCGTCGGCGGAGTTTGTGAGAAAATCCTTGATGGACAGACCGTTGCGTTAATCAGCGATGCGGGCTCCCCCGGAATTTCAGATCCAGGATTTTTGCTTGTCAGAAGTTGTATTGAGCAAGGCATTGAGGTTGAGGCGCTTCCAGGCCCTACAGCTTTTGTCCCTGCGCTGACTGCTTCAGGTTTTCCATGCGACAGATTTTGTTTTGAAGGTTTTCTTCCGCCCAAAAAAGGAAGACAAACCAAGTTCAAAGAGATGGCTGCAGAACCTCGCACAATAATTTTTTACGAATCGCCATACAGGCTTGTAAAGACATTGGAGCAAATGTGCGAATTCATTGGCACAGAGAGACATGCGGCAGTATGTAGAGAAATTTCAAAAATCCACTATGAATGCAAAAGGGGCACCATCGCCGAGCTAACAGAGTGGTATAAAAATAATGAACCCAAAGGAGAGATTGTTGTTGTTCTAGAGGGGGCAGAGAAAGTAAAGAGTGAAAAAGATTATAGCGTAAAAGATGAGGAGGACGAATATGGGACAAGGGACCAACACAGAGAAGGGCGGGAAGAAGAATGA
- a CDS encoding HAMP domain-containing histidine kinase, translated as MWVKSTYKSHIKLFSIAAILLIIALQGIMLFNVYRSLEKVIFTDVNEAFKSSTEQELLARAAKVHAPDGTIIPTPKGALAGSVSDMYIGFNDHCDKYGHPRNLDTLRKYFNKYLAAKNIHNLEYKIVTLKPDTNYYNSPYKFYNDTRYNDVSFRGFKTHIIPVLSNLTLGIQAVVNNPYKLILSKMFLLLLISLFVLIFVIYSVGEQIKIINEEKALALFRKDHTYSMIHDMSTPMNVIRMSCGEISKINAVAGDKEASEFVQMLNEGNERLIDMRKKILDVYKLENKAGALSYSKIEINDFFDALIKKFNSYTTKQICFEKVCGTGLFLNSDIQYLTDIFDNLIENSIKYSGASVNITLSAAENDKFVLLKVRDNGYGMPNDEIERMLDKFERGINSKASEGYGLGLNFVYQVVSLMKGTLGIESKVNEFTEVLLKLPVND; from the coding sequence ATGTGGGTAAAATCAACATATAAGAGTCATATAAAACTGTTCTCCATTGCCGCTATCCTGCTTATCATTGCACTTCAAGGTATAATGCTTTTTAATGTCTACAGGTCACTGGAAAAAGTCATTTTTACAGACGTAAATGAAGCATTTAAGTCATCAACTGAGCAGGAACTTCTTGCTAGAGCAGCAAAAGTTCATGCACCTGATGGGACAATTATTCCAACACCTAAGGGTGCGTTGGCAGGCTCTGTATCCGATATGTATATTGGCTTTAATGATCATTGTGATAAATATGGACACCCGCGCAATTTAGATACCTTAAGAAAATACTTTAATAAATATCTTGCTGCAAAGAATATTCATAATCTGGAGTATAAAATTGTTACACTTAAACCTGATACAAATTATTATAATTCTCCATATAAATTTTATAATGATACCAGATATAATGATGTGTCATTCAGAGGATTCAAAACGCATATAATACCGGTATTATCTAATCTTACTTTGGGTATACAGGCCGTGGTAAACAATCCATACAAGCTGATTCTTTCAAAAATGTTTTTGCTCCTTCTGATATCATTGTTTGTATTAATATTTGTTATTTATAGTGTAGGGGAGCAGATTAAAATTATTAATGAGGAGAAGGCGCTAGCACTATTTAGGAAAGATCATACCTATTCCATGATACATGATATGAGTACGCCAATGAACGTGATAAGAATGAGCTGCGGGGAAATATCAAAAATAAATGCTGTTGCAGGAGATAAAGAAGCGAGTGAATTTGTGCAAATGCTCAATGAAGGCAATGAACGGCTTATTGATATGAGGAAGAAGATACTTGATGTGTACAAGCTTGAAAATAAGGCAGGTGCGCTTTCTTATTCCAAGATAGAGATTAATGATTTTTTTGATGCGCTAATAAAGAAGTTTAACTCCTATACAACTAAACAAATCTGTTTTGAAAAAGTGTGCGGCACCGGGTTGTTTTTAAATTCAGATATACAGTATTTGACTGACATTTTTGATAATCTGATTGAGAACTCCATCAAATATTCCGGGGCGTCTGTTAATATTACTCTTTCTGCCGCAGAGAATGATAAATTTGTTTTGCTCAAGGTTAGAGACAATGGATATGGAATGCCAAATGATGAAATTGAGAGGATGCTGGATAAATTTGAACGCGGGATAAATAGTAAAGCATCAGAAGGTTACGGACTTGGCTTAAATTTTGTCTATCAAGTTGTGTCTCTAATGAAAGGAACTCTTGGCATAGAAAGCAAAGTGAATGAGTTTACTGAGGTGTTATTGAAGTTGCCTGTAAATGATTGA
- a CDS encoding GLPGLI family protein — translation MKSFIKKTFVCVFVGSLCIVNNAEAQFPPLFRPVDKYKVEDACLYNAYYDLVFYPYGKEKSVIVGGVKHQEEHDITLVQIGKNVMHSFSYEQFKNDSLNTILAAKGRNTYSMKQEVFQSNVYRYLKESKITLIYRTILFGPIYSYTEQEIPIKWEISSDKDTLSNYLCQKATCTFLGRHYTAWFTSDIPFSAGPYKFGGLPGLIVKIADETNDYEWSLRSFTRAASDETIKLYKWPYQSITRAKMADIVRRMNNNPYMFLESIGAKFHVGNSDSYSYISLPYNPIELDLEQKNK, via the coding sequence ATGAAATCATTCATTAAAAAAACATTTGTTTGTGTCTTTGTAGGGTCGCTATGTATTGTAAATAATGCAGAAGCACAATTTCCTCCGTTATTTCGGCCGGTTGATAAGTATAAGGTGGAGGATGCATGCCTTTATAACGCATACTATGATTTGGTGTTCTATCCTTATGGCAAAGAAAAGAGTGTTATTGTTGGAGGAGTAAAGCATCAAGAAGAACATGATATTACGCTTGTGCAGATAGGGAAAAATGTCATGCATAGTTTTAGTTATGAGCAATTTAAGAACGATTCATTGAATACCATACTCGCTGCCAAGGGAAGAAATACATATTCAATGAAGCAGGAGGTTTTTCAAAGCAATGTATATAGATACCTCAAGGAGAGTAAAATTACTTTGATATACAGAACAATTTTATTTGGTCCGATTTATTCATACACAGAGCAAGAGATTCCTATCAAATGGGAAATCTCATCTGACAAGGATACCTTATCTAATTATCTTTGCCAGAAAGCAACCTGCACTTTCCTTGGGAGGCATTATACTGCATGGTTTACATCAGATATTCCATTTAGTGCAGGACCATATAAATTTGGCGGTCTGCCTGGATTGATTGTGAAAATTGCCGATGAAACTAATGATTATGAATGGAGTCTGAGATCATTCACCAGGGCTGCGTCTGATGAAACAATCAAACTGTATAAGTGGCCTTATCAGAGCATTACAAGAGCAAAAATGGCAGATATCGTGAGGAGAATGAACAACAATCCTTACATGTTCCTTGAATCCATTGGAGCAAAATTTCATGTTGGGAACTCCGATTCCTATTCATATATCTCTCTTCCTTATAATCCTATTGAGCTGGATTTGGAACAAAAAAATAAATGA
- a CDS encoding response regulator transcription factor, with product MINLLFVDDDVLTCKLFKSAFERHGYHVECCYNGKEALEKIRVYSPDCIITDIQMGVMDGNELIGKLKESRCNTPIIALTGNPKDISTLSADAYLPKPLNFDILTVTIAKLLKEKSLSAQSAEYEIGSYVFHAGNHTLIVNDEKIEMLPKEAMLLELLCKNLGKNVLRDDIAAVLWYGAEKNNIAHNLGTLVYNLRHYLAKDKNISITVVRGDSVRLEVG from the coding sequence ATGATTAATCTTTTGTTTGTGGATGATGATGTGTTGACATGCAAATTGTTCAAATCTGCATTTGAGAGGCACGGGTATCATGTTGAGTGTTGCTATAATGGCAAGGAGGCGCTTGAGAAAATTAGGGTTTACTCTCCGGATTGTATTATTACTGATATTCAGATGGGAGTAATGGACGGGAATGAACTTATAGGCAAATTAAAAGAATCACGTTGCAACACCCCAATAATTGCTCTTACCGGCAATCCAAAGGACATATCCACATTAAGTGCGGATGCATACCTTCCCAAGCCATTAAATTTTGATATTCTCACTGTTACGATTGCTAAGTTGCTTAAGGAGAAATCTCTTAGCGCGCAAAGTGCAGAGTATGAGATTGGTTCATATGTTTTTCATGCTGGAAACCACACTTTAATTGTCAATGATGAAAAAATAGAGATGCTTCCAAAAGAAGCAATGCTTTTGGAGTTGCTTTGTAAAAACTTAGGGAAGAATGTTTTACGTGATGACATTGCTGCTGTGTTGTGGTATGGTGCGGAGAAAAACAATATCGCTCACAACTTGGGTACTTTGGTCTATAATCTTAGGCATTATCTTGCTAAGGATAAAAACATTTCTATTACTGTTGTTCGGGGTGACAGTGTTAGGTTGGAGGTGGGGTAG
- a CDS encoding thymidine kinase, whose amino-acid sequence MFEERTNKAGWIEVICGSMFSGKTEELIRRLKRANFAHQRVQIFKPAIDTRYSDKDVVSHDKNSIESNRVDSSQNILLLATDVDVIGIDEVQFFDDGIVDVCNQLADRGVRVICAGLDMDYLGKPFGPMPALMAVAEHVTKVHAICVKCGQPARHSHRIAGGDKLVMLGEQDKYEPLCRHCFNAAMAEEKKNK is encoded by the coding sequence ATGTTTGAAGAAAGAACAAATAAGGCGGGATGGATTGAGGTCATCTGCGGTTCTATGTTTTCCGGCAAGACAGAGGAACTCATAAGACGCTTAAAAAGAGCTAATTTTGCGCATCAGCGGGTGCAGATTTTCAAGCCTGCCATTGATACCCGCTATTCAGATAAGGATGTTGTCTCTCATGACAAGAATTCTATTGAGTCCAACAGGGTGGACTCTTCACAAAATATTTTGTTGCTCGCGACAGATGTTGATGTTATTGGCATTGATGAAGTTCAGTTTTTTGATGACGGAATAGTTGATGTCTGCAATCAGCTGGCCGATAGGGGTGTGCGCGTGATTTGCGCCGGCCTGGATATGGATTATCTTGGCAAGCCCTTTGGTCCCATGCCCGCGCTTATGGCTGTAGCGGAGCACGTTACAAAAGTTCACGCAATCTGCGTAAAGTGCGGGCAGCCCGCCCGGCACTCCCATCGTATTGCCGGCGGAGACAAACTTGTAATGCTTGGAGAACAAGACAAATACGAGCCTCTATGCCGCCACTGCTTCAATGCTGCGATGGCTGAAGAGAAGAAAAACAAATAA
- a CDS encoding ATP-binding cassette domain-containing protein — MGLITCKDITKKFGNFNALTSVNLDIPEGKIFGFLGPNGAGKTTLIRIINRITLPTSGELLFKGKTMQLSDIERIGYLPEERGLYKKMKIGEQAIYLARLKGMSRSDATRELQKWFMEFGIQPWWNKKLEELSKGMAQKIQFIITVVHKPSLIILDEPFSGFDPINVDLIRKEILKLRDNGATIILSTHNMESVEELCDNIALINKSKVVITGEVEAIRKEHGKNRVEVVYNSEQALDSVPSLFSVLSSKEEKDGRHSILEVVPGTASRSILNEIVPKVDIISYQALMPRMNDIFIKLVKESGGAVSQGIADYQKNTAAAAHRSTSATAPKNKEE, encoded by the coding sequence ATGGGATTAATAACGTGTAAAGACATAACCAAAAAGTTTGGCAATTTTAACGCGCTGACATCTGTTAACTTGGATATCCCGGAGGGCAAAATTTTTGGCTTCCTTGGCCCAAATGGGGCGGGAAAAACTACGCTTATCAGAATCATCAACCGCATTACATTGCCAACCAGCGGAGAACTTCTATTCAAAGGGAAGACAATGCAACTATCAGACATTGAACGCATAGGCTACTTGCCTGAGGAACGCGGTCTGTATAAGAAAATGAAGATTGGGGAGCAAGCTATTTATCTTGCCCGCCTTAAGGGAATGAGCCGGTCAGATGCTACAAGAGAGTTGCAGAAATGGTTCATGGAGTTTGGAATTCAGCCTTGGTGGAACAAAAAGCTGGAGGAGCTGAGCAAGGGAATGGCCCAGAAGATTCAGTTCATTATCACGGTGGTACACAAGCCAAGCCTTATCATTTTGGATGAGCCTTTCTCCGGATTTGACCCAATTAACGTGGATTTAATTCGCAAAGAAATTTTAAAGTTAAGAGATAACGGCGCAACAATAATTCTTTCCACCCACAACATGGAATCAGTTGAGGAACTGTGCGATAACATAGCTCTCATCAACAAATCCAAAGTTGTAATCACCGGAGAAGTTGAGGCAATCCGCAAGGAACACGGAAAGAACAGAGTGGAAGTTGTATACAATTCAGAGCAAGCTCTCGACAGTGTACCTTCTTTGTTTTCAGTGCTTTCCAGCAAAGAAGAGAAAGACGGAAGGCACTCAATTCTGGAGGTTGTACCTGGAACTGCAAGCCGCAGCATACTTAATGAGATAGTTCCAAAAGTAGACATCATTTCATATCAGGCATTGATGCCTCGCATGAATGACATCTTTATCAAACTTGTGAAGGAGAGCGGAGGAGCTGTATCCCAGGGTATTGCAGATTATCAAAAAAACACCGCGGCCGCAGCACATCGCAGCACGTCTGCAACCGCACCTAAAAATAAGGAGGAATAA
- a CDS encoding 5'-nucleotidase C-terminal domain-containing protein, with protein MKIKNKIFWTLLVLSFCLPTGFLSAQVTYKGYNSKSAVSSNYKREQWGVTVIDSTWNTPAGKENLTGKIIAKYKPAVDALDATIGYSPNGLEKDYPESPMTNWAADAIYNIAQNYLDTSKFKGMKIDFSLLNFGGIRTAIPKGNVSSFDIMSIFPFKNSIVIEKLPGTKVLQTMELFAKMHKVQIMSHTKLAITDDHIDELLINGEPLDTNRIYNVATIDFLLNGGDQVVSLKQNEGVIYTNILMMDGIINYVKDLTAQGKYIDAQLDGRCTLKGSKIRRTKDGQIIKSKSPVMSNKETAEENKNAEDKK; from the coding sequence ATGAAAATAAAAAATAAAATATTTTGGACACTTTTAGTTCTCTCTTTTTGTCTCCCGACAGGTTTTCTTTCTGCTCAGGTGACCTATAAAGGTTACAACAGCAAGAGCGCGGTCAGCAGCAATTATAAAAGAGAACAATGGGGAGTAACGGTGATTGATTCCACATGGAATACTCCTGCGGGAAAAGAGAATTTAACTGGAAAAATCATAGCAAAATATAAACCTGCAGTTGATGCACTTGATGCCACTATCGGCTACTCGCCAAACGGATTAGAGAAGGATTACCCGGAGAGCCCAATGACCAACTGGGCGGCAGATGCAATTTATAACATTGCTCAGAATTATTTGGATACCAGCAAGTTCAAAGGGATGAAAATAGATTTTTCACTGCTTAATTTTGGCGGAATTCGTACAGCAATTCCAAAAGGCAATGTCTCCAGTTTTGATATCATGTCTATCTTTCCGTTTAAGAATTCTATTGTGATTGAGAAACTTCCGGGAACAAAAGTGCTGCAGACCATGGAACTTTTTGCAAAGATGCACAAGGTCCAAATCATGAGCCACACCAAACTTGCAATCACGGATGATCACATAGATGAACTTCTGATTAACGGAGAACCGCTGGATACCAACCGAATATACAATGTTGCCACAATAGATTTTCTGCTTAACGGAGGAGACCAGGTTGTGTCTCTTAAGCAAAATGAAGGGGTAATTTATACCAACATTCTGATGATGGACGGCATAATTAATTATGTCAAAGACTTAACCGCACAAGGTAAATATATTGATGCACAGCTAGATGGCCGCTGCACATTAAAAGGTTCAAAAATCAGACGGACAAAAGACGGTCAGATAATAAAGAGCAAATCTCCCGTCATGAGCAATAAAGAAACAGCGGAAGAGAATAAAAATGCGGAGGACAAAAAATGA